The Granulicella sibirica genome has a segment encoding these proteins:
- the rsmA gene encoding 16S rRNA (adenine(1518)-N(6)/adenine(1519)-N(6))-dimethyltransferase RsmA, which translates to MTSPRKPKLGQNFLADDTARHAIADAIGDPSDRTVIEIGPGHGAITTILAPRCRRLILVELDRALAAELRFRFRETPSVEVIEADILTVDLPALVPHGETADVIGNLPYYITSDILLKLFAASAHLRRAVLMMQREVAERIAASPGVRDYGLLSATTQLYARVDNLFTLPPSAFNPPPDVFSTVIRLDFASRFADLGVDPASFDTFLRRAFAQKRKTLRNNLRAANWTSTQIESNWPENLPPEARAESLTLEQMASVYLALNQSQAHY; encoded by the coding sequence ATGACATCACCTCGCAAGCCCAAACTCGGTCAGAACTTCCTCGCTGACGACACCGCTCGCCATGCCATCGCCGATGCCATCGGCGACCCTAGCGACCGTACTGTCATTGAAATCGGCCCAGGACACGGCGCCATCACCACGATCCTCGCCCCACGCTGTCGCCGCCTGATCCTGGTTGAACTCGACCGAGCCCTCGCCGCCGAACTCCGCTTCCGCTTTCGCGAAACCCCGTCCGTCGAAGTCATCGAAGCCGACATTCTCACCGTCGATCTCCCAGCCCTTGTTCCCCATGGCGAAACCGCCGACGTGATCGGCAATCTTCCCTACTACATCACCTCGGACATTCTCCTCAAGCTCTTTGCCGCCTCCGCGCATCTCCGGAGAGCAGTCCTGATGATGCAACGCGAGGTTGCCGAGCGCATCGCCGCGTCTCCCGGTGTCCGGGATTATGGTTTACTGTCCGCAACCACACAGCTCTACGCCCGCGTTGACAACCTCTTTACGCTCCCGCCAAGCGCCTTCAATCCGCCACCAGACGTCTTCTCGACGGTCATCCGCCTCGACTTCGCATCCCGCTTCGCCGATCTCGGCGTAGATCCCGCCTCCTTCGACACCTTCCTCCGCCGAGCCTTCGCCCAGAAGCGCAAGACTCTGCGCAACAACCTGCGCGCCGCCAACTGGACCAGCACTCAAATCGAGTCCAACTGGCCAGAAAACCTCCCACCCGAGGCCCGCGCCGAATCCCTCACCCTCGAGCAGATGGCGTCGGTCTATCTAGCTCTGAATCAAAGCCAAGCGCATTATTGA
- the ruvC gene encoding crossover junction endodeoxyribonuclease RuvC, with protein sequence MRVFGIDCGTEFTGYGVVEMDKDARMPKLLHRAAGTIRLSKKEKTPQRLAQVYAELVALMTLHEPTVVAIEEVFFSANAKSALKLGQVRGVAMLAAATCGLEVAEYAPLSVKSSVVGYGLAAKEQVQFMVTRLLGLEVAPESADAADALAVAICHLHTAQTFTMQGAR encoded by the coding sequence ATGCGGGTGTTTGGGATCGACTGTGGAACCGAGTTTACGGGGTATGGCGTCGTCGAGATGGATAAGGACGCGCGGATGCCGAAGCTCCTGCATCGGGCTGCGGGAACGATTCGACTGAGCAAGAAGGAGAAGACTCCTCAGCGACTTGCTCAGGTGTATGCGGAGCTGGTGGCGTTGATGACGCTGCACGAGCCGACTGTGGTGGCGATCGAAGAGGTGTTCTTCTCGGCCAATGCGAAGTCCGCACTGAAGCTTGGTCAGGTTCGCGGTGTGGCGATGCTTGCGGCCGCGACTTGCGGGCTTGAAGTGGCGGAATATGCTCCGTTGTCAGTGAAGAGTTCGGTGGTTGGTTATGGGCTTGCCGCGAAGGAGCAGGTGCAGTTCATGGTGACTCGCCTGCTTGGGCTCGAGGTTGCGCCTGAATCAGCGGATGCCGCCGATGCGTTGGCTGTGGCGATCTGCCATCTGCATACGGCGCAGACGTTTACGATGCAGGGTGCGCGTTGA
- a CDS encoding thiazole synthase has translation MGSMEPLVIAGTSFRSRLIVGTGKYKDGAETKAAVEASGAEMVTVAVRRVNLDRSKESLLDFLDPKKLFLLPNTAGCYTAEEAIRAARLGREVGLSDWVKIEVIGDQATLYPDVQATLEATKVLVKEGFTVLPYTTEDIVFAKRLIDVGAAAVMPLGAPIGTGLGLQNITGLRILRELITEVPLIVDAGVGTASDAALAMELGFDAVLMNTAIALADDPILMAEAMRHAVIGGYQARLAGRMPRKLYASASSPMEGISR, from the coding sequence ATGGGCAGTATGGAACCTTTGGTGATTGCCGGAACGAGCTTTCGCTCACGGCTGATTGTGGGAACAGGAAAGTATAAAGATGGCGCGGAGACGAAGGCGGCTGTCGAGGCTTCGGGTGCTGAGATGGTCACGGTAGCAGTGCGGCGGGTAAACCTTGACCGTTCGAAGGAGTCGCTGCTGGACTTTCTGGATCCGAAGAAGCTGTTCCTCCTTCCCAATACAGCGGGATGCTACACAGCGGAAGAGGCGATCCGGGCGGCGAGGCTGGGACGTGAGGTGGGGCTCTCGGATTGGGTGAAGATCGAGGTGATTGGCGATCAGGCGACGCTTTATCCGGATGTGCAAGCGACACTTGAAGCGACCAAAGTGCTGGTGAAGGAGGGATTTACCGTTCTTCCGTATACGACGGAAGATATTGTGTTTGCGAAGAGGCTGATCGACGTAGGTGCAGCTGCGGTGATGCCTCTGGGGGCTCCGATTGGGACGGGGTTGGGCTTGCAGAACATCACTGGACTCAGGATTCTTCGAGAGCTAATTACCGAGGTTCCATTGATCGTGGATGCGGGAGTTGGTACGGCTTCGGATGCGGCTTTGGCGATGGAGCTCGGGTTCGATGCGGTGCTGATGAATACGGCCATTGCGCTGGCTGATGATCCCATTCTGATGGCTGAGGCGATGCGGCATGCGGTGATTGGCGGCTATCAGGCCAGGCTGGCTGGACGGATGCCTCGGAAGCTGTATGCGTCGGCCAGTTCGCCGATGGAGGGTATCTCGCGTTAG
- a CDS encoding carbohydrate porin encodes MPSHLSRLIAFTLLAASLTRILPAQESAQPATEAQTDSPASPPKPEDPPATLFPHSDKSRFLIVGQTNIIFQAHGPFHTPYSGPNSLLGRGEYKTSLLGTLYLGAQVIRNPRASTDFLIDVESSGGRGISEALGLGGFTNLDVVRNPSLGSKPYIARVQLHEVIGVGGELTEAERTPFSLSTSVPTRRFDLRFGKMSLPDVIDLNSIGTDSHLQFMNWTVDNNGAWDYAADTRGYTYAGVAEYDDKIWSARYALGLMPTVANGIDVDWNVRRARGENTEFEFRRTPFSAFLPKERKGAVRLLGFVNHANMGVYRDSIKAFEAGLTKVPDITAHAPGSTVKYGVGLNFEQEITENTRIYGRFGWNEGQHQSFAYTEVDQTFAFGADYFMRRYGRPLDKAGITFVSNAIKRDHQNYLRLGGLGFLLGDNGLNYAREDILEGYYNLHAWRGVFYALDGQFVEHPGYNQDRGPVLVESVRMHVDF; translated from the coding sequence ATGCCCTCACATCTCTCTCGATTGATCGCGTTTACCCTGTTGGCTGCATCTCTCACGCGAATTCTTCCGGCTCAGGAATCTGCACAACCGGCAACAGAGGCTCAGACCGATTCTCCCGCTTCCCCTCCCAAACCGGAGGATCCGCCCGCAACGCTCTTCCCGCATTCCGATAAGTCGCGGTTCCTGATCGTCGGGCAGACCAACATAATCTTCCAGGCACATGGGCCATTTCATACCCCGTACAGCGGGCCTAACAGTCTTCTCGGACGCGGGGAATATAAGACGTCTCTCCTGGGAACGCTCTATCTAGGCGCCCAGGTCATCCGTAATCCGAGGGCATCAACAGACTTCCTCATCGACGTTGAATCCTCGGGCGGCAGAGGGATCTCGGAAGCGCTTGGCCTTGGCGGTTTCACCAATCTCGATGTGGTTCGGAACCCATCGCTTGGTTCGAAGCCTTATATCGCGCGGGTTCAACTGCATGAAGTCATTGGCGTCGGCGGAGAACTCACCGAAGCGGAACGTACGCCTTTTTCACTCTCCACCTCGGTGCCAACGCGGCGTTTCGACCTCCGCTTCGGCAAGATGAGCCTGCCGGATGTGATTGATCTGAATAGCATTGGGACAGATAGCCACCTTCAGTTCATGAACTGGACGGTAGACAATAACGGGGCTTGGGATTACGCGGCGGATACTCGGGGGTATACCTATGCCGGGGTGGCGGAATACGACGACAAAATCTGGTCGGCTCGGTATGCGCTTGGGCTAATGCCGACGGTTGCGAATGGGATCGATGTGGACTGGAATGTCCGGCGGGCTCGGGGGGAGAACACGGAGTTTGAATTTCGGAGGACGCCCTTTTCGGCTTTCCTACCGAAAGAGCGGAAGGGGGCGGTGAGGCTGCTGGGATTCGTAAACCATGCAAATATGGGGGTTTACAGGGATTCGATCAAGGCGTTCGAGGCTGGATTGACGAAGGTGCCGGACATTACGGCGCATGCCCCGGGGTCGACGGTGAAGTACGGGGTTGGGTTGAACTTCGAGCAGGAAATTACTGAAAACACTCGTATTTACGGGCGATTTGGGTGGAACGAGGGGCAGCATCAGTCGTTCGCTTACACGGAGGTGGATCAGACGTTCGCGTTTGGGGCGGATTACTTCATGCGTAGGTATGGGCGACCTTTGGATAAGGCCGGTATCACCTTTGTTTCCAACGCGATCAAGAGGGATCATCAGAACTACCTCCGGCTTGGCGGTTTGGGTTTTCTGCTTGGAGATAACGGGTTGAACTATGCGCGAGAGGATATTTTGGAGGGTTATTACAATCTCCACGCGTGGCGGGGGGTGTTTTATGCGCTGGATGGGCAGTTTGTCGAGCACCCGGGGTACAACCAGGACCGGGGGCCGGTGCTGGTTGAATCCGTGCGCATGCATGTCGATTTTTGA
- a CDS encoding glycoside hydrolase family 76 protein, producing MTRASLLLALCFFSLFAPAQTSVVPPSRDEALKRLHPSAVALLQLYDKKTGLFTTTGWWNSANAVTALADESRIARDETVRWIFPDVFQKAPQKFAGFLNEYYDDEGWWALAWIDAYELNPHGKQANQYLQMSESIFDDMSHGWDDTCGGGIWWKKDRHYKNAIANELFLSVAAKLALHTRGKKQNEYLDWANREWKWFSGTGMINEDGLVNDGLTGSCKNNKGTTWSYNQGVVLGGLAALSRKEKKNPELIASATRIAQAAVIHLTDAQGILHDPCEPKCSEDGVQFKGIFNRNLVQLQAVDGDPAFVRFLDANGESVWSNARTPDNRFSTVWSGPPAADNAGAQASALDALNAAAEKR from the coding sequence ATGACGCGTGCTTCCCTCCTCCTCGCACTCTGCTTCTTCAGTCTCTTCGCGCCGGCACAAACTTCGGTTGTGCCGCCTTCGCGGGATGAGGCGTTGAAGCGTCTGCATCCGTCCGCTGTTGCGCTTTTGCAGCTCTACGACAAGAAGACCGGCTTGTTCACGACGACCGGCTGGTGGAACTCGGCGAACGCAGTGACGGCATTGGCGGATGAGTCGCGCATCGCGCGGGACGAGACGGTGCGGTGGATCTTCCCGGACGTGTTTCAAAAGGCTCCGCAGAAGTTTGCGGGATTCCTCAACGAGTACTACGACGACGAGGGCTGGTGGGCATTGGCGTGGATCGATGCCTATGAGTTGAACCCGCATGGGAAACAGGCGAACCAGTACCTGCAGATGTCGGAGTCGATCTTCGACGATATGTCGCATGGATGGGATGACACATGCGGAGGCGGCATCTGGTGGAAGAAGGATCGGCACTACAAGAACGCGATCGCCAATGAGCTCTTCCTTTCGGTCGCGGCGAAGCTGGCTCTGCACACGCGCGGAAAGAAGCAGAACGAGTACCTGGACTGGGCGAACCGGGAGTGGAAGTGGTTCTCGGGTACGGGGATGATCAACGAGGATGGACTGGTGAACGATGGGCTCACCGGCTCGTGCAAGAACAATAAGGGGACGACGTGGAGCTATAACCAAGGGGTCGTGCTTGGAGGGCTTGCGGCGCTCAGCCGGAAGGAGAAGAAGAATCCCGAACTGATCGCGTCGGCGACGCGCATTGCGCAGGCGGCGGTGATCCACCTGACGGACGCGCAAGGGATTCTGCATGATCCGTGCGAGCCGAAGTGCAGCGAGGACGGGGTGCAGTTCAAAGGCATCTTTAACCGCAACCTTGTGCAGCTTCAGGCGGTGGATGGGGATCCGGCGTTCGTACGTTTTCTGGATGCGAATGGCGAGTCAGTATGGTCGAATGCACGGACGCCGGATAACCGGTTCAGTACCGTGTGGTCGGGGCCGCCCGCCGCGGATAATGCGGGAGCGCAGGCGTCGGCGTTGGATGCACTGAATGCGGCTGCGGAG